The genomic region CACTTGGGTAATCCCTGGTACATCTGCCTCAGCATAGGTGTCAGTAACCCCTTGGGTAGCTATTGGTGTGTTAGATGGTGCTACAGCCGTTGTGCCATTGGCATAACGTTGTACGCCATCAACCGCCCAAATAAAGAAGCGGTAAGTAGGTTTACCTCCTTCAGCCTCAAAGCGGAAGCGGGCAGTGTTACAATCCTTCCAGCTAATGAACTTAGCCTTCATCGTCATTGTGGTACGCTTCTCTATGGTAAAGTTATCAGTGTACTCACAGTTAGGTATCTGTGGTGAGGTCACCACAATGCGGTAAGTACCTTCTGCCAAGTCTGTAATACGCGTTTCGTTGGTAGTGATATTGAGCGTCTTATAAGGAGAGCCTCCTGATGTGTACACCTTAATATTATAGGTAACCCCAGTACTATTGAGCTGCAACTTCACTGATCCTCGTGAGAAGTTAGTCTCGTGGATAATATCACTCACCGAACCTGATAAGCCATTATTGAATACCTCGAAGTAATAGTACTGAGTACAACCTGCATTGTCAAACTTGAGGCGGTATTTACCCACACTCGAGCTATTGATGGTAAAAGTAGGGTTGCTATGGAGGTCGCCCCAGCAGCCGTCGTTAGTATTTCGGCAGTTAGCTGAGGACTCAGTACAGCTACCATTCCATTTTTGCCATTTGTACTGTGTATTGACATAGCTTACAGTGAGGTTCTTGCTACCGCCGTTGCAGAGGTAGAAGTGGCTTGTCCAGCTGCCATCACCAGCACACTCAGCCCCTACTCCACCTGCTTGTGCACGGATAGGGTCGGTAGTAGTGGATACCGTGTCAAACTGTATGGTCTCAGTGCTTGTAAGGTTGCGACCGTTGCAGTTCTTAGTCTTCACTACGGAGTAAGTGCCTGCTGTGTTAGCACCTATAAACTGGTAAGTAGTTTGTGCAGCATCGAGGGTGCCATTCACATACCACTGATAGCTATCAAAGCCTTGCTCAGCGGTGAGGTTCATTGGGCTACCACAGAACACCTCTTGGCGTGTACAGCCTGAGGTATCAATATTCATAGGGTTAGTGCCTTGCTTTGCCTGTGGTGCTACACTACAAGCAGGAGTGCTGCTACCATAGCTCAAGCTATAAGCTGCCTCGAAGTAGTTACCACAAGGCTTCTGAGCATCAGCACAGCTGCCTTTATGCTTGAGCGGTATCTTGATAACACGCTCAGCTGTGCCTGTGCCCAAAGTAGCTGCAGGGATCGTAATGATATAGCTGTTGGTGCCTGCATTGTAAGAGGCTGTTGGCTCAGCTGAGCCTTGCTTAGCCCCGCTGGTATTGACATTGCCATTACGCTGAATGATAGTAGCATCAGGCAAGGTAACGGTAAGCGAAGCAGCGCCAATAGCTTGTGCACCTGTATTGCGATATCTTATTTCGTAGATAAACTCTTCACCTGGGGTAAGCGCTGTAATAGGTGCTCCCGAGGTATTGGTGTAACGTGCAGAAGCATCCATCTTCAAGGCTGAAGAATTCACAGTAACCGCAAATGAGCAAGTAGCTACATTACCTGCTGGGTCAGTGAAGGTATATACTACAGTAGTTACCCCCACAGGGAATTCATAGCCTGAAGCATAGTTGCGCGAAACAGTTATCGGCTGGCAAGTATCGGTAGCAGTAGGCTCACCCCAGCTTGCCTTAGCACTACACTTGCCTGCAGTGGCTACCAGCGTAATATTAGCAGGGCAGCGCGAAATAGTAGGTGGTGTAGTATCAACAGGTAGGTTGACAGTAACGCGCTTATTGCGAGGAGTTGTAGCCCCACAGCCTACATTAGCACGCATCTGGTACTCTACCTCGAAGGTAGTAGTCTCGCTGATCACCTGCGAGTAAGAGCGACCTGTAGCAATAGGTGTAGAGGTCTTGCGCGTGCCACCAGCAGTAAGCTCAAACCAACGGATATCAAACAAGTTCTCCGACAAACCAACATTGAGTACTGCGTTATCACCTTTACAACGGGGTTGAGAGCTGATGGTTATAGGAGGATTAAAGGCTGCATTGATCTTTACTTCCACATTAGCCCCTGGAGATACTTGACATTGGTGTTGCGCCTGTACAATATATTGTCCATCAGCTAAGTTATTAAATGCCCAAAAAGTATTATCAGGATCAGTAGCCTGTAATGTCTTTGTTCTAAAAATAGTGGTAGGAGCTGATGCCTTATATAAATTAAAGGTGAGTGGGTAAACTACATTTTGCCCCGTAACATCAGCAACAATAATACCTGAACCACTTGAGGCACTACAAGCCGTAGAGGTGATAACGGGCTCAAGTGGATTGGTACGCTTTATTTCAAAAGGCTTTTGTGCACTATGGTTATACACTTTTCCATTTACCCCTACCCCATTAATGGCAGTGGTTTCCAATTGCATAAACAGATCGCCATTAGCCAGTTCGTAATAAAGGTTTTTTACTTTTAAGGCGTACTTTCCTGCCAATATGTTGTTAAACGCACTCTTAGGGTTCTTTATAATCTGCCCTGTTGATATATAAACACCTGGACTACTTTCTTTCATCAACTCAACGTGAACACGATCAGGTATTTTATAAAGGAAACCTACATCATATGTCACTGACCCATTAGAGCAGTTATGGCTTTCACTAAAGGTATCCTTCTGTGTTCTGAGTAGGTTAATATCAATTGTTTGTTGAACAGTATTGTTACAATTATCTTTTATCTCAATGATATATTTACCTGCAGGGAGATCACCCCAACCAAAGCGATTTCGCCCAGAAGCATTAGCAGTCTGCGTAAGTGGGAAAGTAATAGTCTTAGTTTCTGTTTCACCAAAAGGTAAGCGTGTAGCAAAAGAGTATGACGTCTTGCCATCAGCACGCTTGAGGTTTATAGTCAGTGGGAAATTAAATTCAGTAGAAAGGGCCTCAATGACGAAACCTCCTGTACCTTCAAAGACACCTCTTACTTGCTTCAGATCGTCAAAAACTCTATTGAGGGTCGTACTAGCTGGCTTTACATTATATTCTCTTGTACAAATCTCGTAACAGCCATTAGGGTGCCTAAACTTAAATCGATAAGTACCTGCTCCTGATGCGGTGAGGTCAACCACATCACGGCTTACCCAGGTACCTACTGGGCCTACAAACTGACCTGCTGCATTTTTCTTCTCAGCTACAAAGTTTCCATTAGCATAAGCGTATTGGAAATAGTACATATAATTAAGTATAGGAGAGCCTGTTCTCATATCAGTTAAGTCTTTCCTTACAAAATCACGGAACATTTCCCACTTGAGTGTAGGAGTAGTTCCACAGGTATTTACGCTTCTATCCTGTGCTGACATACCAAAGCCACAAGTAGTAGGCTTAAATATTGATTGAGGAAACTCTATCTCGTGAACGATGGTATTTTTTCCACCATTAATAGTAATACGAATCTTATCGCCTGGTTCAAATACATAACCTGTATTATATGTAGAACCACTGAAAGGTGGGTTGAAAGATCCTTTACTTGCTGGGTTAAGATATTCTATTTTAGCTCTATTATTGAAATAAGTATTCACTGCCGTCTTATTAGTTACATCTTCGTCGACAGACTTATTATCCGATTTTCTATCAAGAGTAATACCGAGTTTGTATTTACAATTCAGGTCAGGCTCGAGTGTAGTAAAACGGATTTTTATTTCATAACAGCTTGGTGCTTTCCCGTCAACTGCGGGAATGACTACATCTGTAATTCTGCGTTCCTCACCACATAAAGAGGTAGGACCTCCTTGGTCTTTAACCACCACAACCACTGTTTTATTTGCCTCCAAACGCTCAGAGGCTGTACCTTGAATAGTGATATAATTACTACCTGAAGGACGTGTTTTTGAGACAGGAGCTACCAATTGATGCCCTGCTCCATCTTCAACACTTACCAAGAATGGCCCAATACCCCCCGAAGGAATTTTGAACTGTATCTGCCCATCGTATTGTGCTGCACAAGAGGGGGCTATGGTTTTCAGGTCAGTGATATTCATCAACTTATATGAAGAGTTGATATAGACAGATTTTACCGCTGTGGCTGAACCACTTGGGTCAGTAACGGTAACTGTATACATTCCCTCCGCTAAGTCGTTGAACTGATAGGTAGCTGGTGATCCACTCATCGCTTGATAAGTAGGCGCTCCCTTAGGCTTAGTGAGTTCGACCATATAGCTACCCGAAAGTGCACAACCTGCTGGTGCAGGACTCTTAGGGGTTGCTACCACCTTGAGCGTTGCATCGCTATAGCAAGTACCTGCTGTAGGAGTCAGCTGTACATCAATACACTGCTGAGCGTACCCTACACCCGCTAAAATAAAAAATGAAATTGCAGTAAGAAACCTTTTCATAAGAACACGTAATTAGTGTATATAATTCTCTTAGGTTGCAAATGTATGAAGTTTTTTACAAATCGCAATACCCTCAGGTTGTAAAAAAGTTACAATTACCTTCGAAATCAATTTAATTACCTTAGAAACAATGATTTATAAATGTGTTAAAATAAAGTTAAAGTGTGTAGTAGTGGTAAAAAATACACAATTTATGTAAAATCTGTGAGTCAAAAAGCTAAAAAAGGCTGCTCAAAAATTATGAACAGCCTTTCATTTTTTTAGGGTAAGGTTATCCCTTCGATACGTCTTCGTTACCTATCCGTTGTGACACTCTTACACCTCAATAGCTACGGCTTTATTCTTCACCAATTGCTCTTCCTCAAAGAAGAAATCGATGCGCCCTAAGTTAAGTCCGAAGCAACCTACTTGGTTTACTAAGGTGGTGTTACCTTTTTTATTGGTAACTAAGGTAGGGCGTGGTAGGAAGGTATGCGTATGCCCGCCGATGATCAGGTTGAGGTATGAGGTTTGTTCGGCTACTTTTAGGTCGCTAACTTTATCCTCATTTTTGTACTCATAACCTAAGTGGGAGAGAGCGATGATCAAGTCGCACTTTTCCTCATCGTGGAGCTTGCGTTCCATATCTTGGGCAATGCCAATCGGGTCGAGGTAGACCGTCTCTTTATACATAGCTTTATTTACCAAGCCTTCCAGCTCGATGCCTAAGCCGAAAACACCTACTTTCACCCCGTCGACCATATAGGTTTTGTAAGGTTTGGTATGCCCGTTGAGCAGGGTTTTGCTTACATCGTAATTAGAGATGATAAAATCGAAATCGGCATTAGGTAACTGTGCATAAAGCCCTTCGATGCCATTGTCGAAGTCGTGGTTACCAAAGGTAGCGGCGTCATATTTAAGCATCGACATCAGTTTGAACTCAAGGGCACCACCGTAGAAGTTGAAGTAAGGCGTACCTTGGAAGATGTCGCCTGCGTCAAAGAGCAGTGTGTTAGGGTTTTCCTTGCGTATCTCATTGATGAGCGTTGCGCGCCTTGCTACGCCTCCACGGTCGGGATTGCGTGTATCGGTGGCAGGGAAAGGGTCGATATGGCTGTGCACATCATTGGTGTGCAAGATGGTGATCTGCTTTGCGTGGCTTGGTTTCATTGAGAGGGAGAAGCCGCCCATCCCTACTAAGAGCGAAGTTGCTCCTATATTCTTTAAAAATGTTCTTCTTTCCATCGTGTTATGGTTTATATTCAAATCGGTTGTCTTTTTTAGCTTCTAAGGTGCCTACTTTTTTAAAGTAATCTATTAGTACGTTGCGGGCTAAGTAGCCTGTTTCAAACGCTTCTGCTCCTTTGAAGAAATACATTGCATCGCCGCCGTTCATCAGGTAGTCGGAAGTGGCTACGATGTAGGTAGCGTTGGGGTCGAAGGGCTTGCCGCCGATGGTAAACTCAGTGATTTGCCCATCTTTGGTGATTTGCAAATGTACTTGTTTTGACAGCGGATGTGGCACACGCTTATCAATGAGGTACTGTGCGAGTTCTTTTACTTTCTCGCCTTTCATCGTCAGCACCACAATCTTATTCTCAAAGGGCATCACCTCGTAAGCCGAGCCTACGGTGAGGTTTCCTTTGGGGAGTGAAGTGCGGATACCGCCCCAATTCAGTAGCACAAAGTCGATGTTCTTCCCTGTCTTTTTTGAGTACACAGGGTTGATAATCTCGTAAGTGGCGTCAGCCATAAAATTGCCGATGGCAGCGTTGAGTGATGGCTCATTTCTGTCCTTTGGCAGTTCTACGGGGTTATACGCAAGCACTACGTCCATCTCTTTTTGGACGTGCTCACGGTACGGTTTCACAAAAGCATCTACTTCCGATGCCCCTGCAAGCGCATTTGTGATCTCAATGTTCTTCGCTTTAACCCTTGAGAGCTGAGTTTTTTTAGCTCCACAAGAACTTATAAAACAGACGGTTACAAATGCCAATAAAAAATAAGTCGATAATTTATGCAACTTTCTCATAAAAAATGTTATTGGTTTAAAAATTAATGTTTACCTTTGCAAACACGCAAAATTACAACTATTTTGGAAATAATAAAGAATTATAACATAAAAAATAAAATTCGCAAGAATTTGAAGGTGCTTGAGAGCTATCGAAAACCCGTGAGTGACGAGCTTGTAAAAGTGGGCTGCATCATTGATATGGACGCAGTTAGGAAGGTTGACCCCTTGCTTGAACTGATAAAATTCTACGGTATCCGACCAGAGAATTATATTGTGCTCGGTTACAAAAAAGAGTCGGAGGAAACGCACGCCGATGGCACTCCTTTTCTGATTGATAAAGAAATCAATTGGCAGGGGAAGATACGCAATTATCACGCCGACCGCTTGGCTGAGCAGGAGTACGACCTGCTGATCAACTACTTTAACGAACCTAAGTTACCGCTGCTGCTGCTCTCTTCGTCCATCAGGGCTAAGTTGCGCATTGGCTTTCAAGGGATTGACTTGGTTTACAACGATATTATCATCGCTTGTAATTTGCAAGAGGAGGTGGTCTTTGCCGAGGAGGTGAAGAAGGTGATGAATACCATTATACACAAATAAGATATGAAAAAAATAATTGAAGGAACAGGGGTGGCGTTGGTTACTCCTTTTACGGCAGACAATCGGGTGGACACTGAGGCACTTGTGCGCTTGGTGGACTACGTAAGCACGGAGGGTGTGGAGTTTTTGGTGGCTTTGGGCACTACCAGCGAGGCACCTACGCTCACCGCTGAGGAAAAAGCCTTAGTGCGCGAGACAATCATTAAAGCAAATAAGAAGCAATTGCCTTTGGTGGTAGGCATCGGTGGCAATAATACCCAGAGCGTTATTGACGAAATCAAACGCACTGACCTCTCTGCTTTTGATGCGATACTTTCGGTAGTGCCTTACTACAACAAGCCTTCGCAAGCGGGTATGTATGAGCACTTTGCGGCCATTGCGCGCAGCACTGAGTTACCTATCATTCTCTATAATGTGCCTGGACGTGTGGGGGTAACGATGCAGGCAGAAACGACTTTGCGCTTGGCAAGAGATTTTAAGAATATTGTAGCCATCAAAGAGGCATCGGGCAATATGGTGCTGAATATGCAGCTGTTGCGCGACAAGCCTGAGGGCTTTAGCGTGCTTTCGGGTGATGATATGACGGCTTTGCTCACTACGTATCTTGGTGGGAAAGGAGTCATCTCAGTGATCGCGATGGCTTATCCACGTGAGTTTTCTGAAATGATACGCTTGGCACTCAAGGGCGAAGTAGCGAAAGCCAATGCGCTGCACTACTGCCTGATGAACGCTACAACGCTTGCCTTTAAGGAAGGAAATCCCGCAGGTGTAAAAGCCTTCTTAGCTGAAAGGGGCATTTGCGCACCTTATGTGCGTTTGCCATTGGTAGCAGCTTCAGCAGCACTTACTGATGAGATAAAAGCAACTTTGTAGATAGTTACACCTATATATTATATTTAGCTTCGAGCTTTTAGGGCTAACGCGAGTTTTCCGACTTGTTGTCAATAGGTTAGCATAGTAATATATTTTCTAATCCTCTATTGTAGAGTGAGATAGTTAGTTGAAGTGGATAGTTTTACTGATTATAGAATAGAAAAAGAGCCTGTCTTGAAAAAATTAAGACAGGCTCTTTCTTTATAAAGTTGTTTAAGGAGAGTCTACATTATGAACCGAAGCGTTTTAGTTCTTTAAGTTGCTCACCATCAATACCGTAAATATCATTTTTGAGTTCTATTTCGCCACGGTCGTTTACCTCTGTGGTGTAATA from Capnocytophaga haemolytica harbors:
- a CDS encoding bifunctional metallophosphatase/5'-nucleotidase → MERRTFLKNIGATSLLVGMGGFSLSMKPSHAKQITILHTNDVHSHIDPFPATDTRNPDRGGVARRATLINEIRKENPNTLLFDAGDIFQGTPYFNFYGGALEFKLMSMLKYDAATFGNHDFDNGIEGLYAQLPNADFDFIISNYDVSKTLLNGHTKPYKTYMVDGVKVGVFGLGIELEGLVNKAMYKETVYLDPIGIAQDMERKLHDEEKCDLIIALSHLGYEYKNEDKVSDLKVAEQTSYLNLIIGGHTHTFLPRPTLVTNKKGNTTLVNQVGCFGLNLGRIDFFFEEEQLVKNKAVAIEV
- a CDS encoding 5'-nucleotidase C-terminal domain-containing protein gives rise to the protein MRKLHKLSTYFLLAFVTVCFISSCGAKKTQLSRVKAKNIEITNALAGASEVDAFVKPYREHVQKEMDVVLAYNPVELPKDRNEPSLNAAIGNFMADATYEIINPVYSKKTGKNIDFVLLNWGGIRTSLPKGNLTVGSAYEVMPFENKIVVLTMKGEKVKELAQYLIDKRVPHPLSKQVHLQITKDGQITEFTIGGKPFDPNATYIVATSDYLMNGGDAMYFFKGAEAFETGYLARNVLIDYFKKVGTLEAKKDNRFEYKP
- a CDS encoding DUF6913 domain-containing protein gives rise to the protein MEIIKNYNIKNKIRKNLKVLESYRKPVSDELVKVGCIIDMDAVRKVDPLLELIKFYGIRPENYIVLGYKKESEETHADGTPFLIDKEINWQGKIRNYHADRLAEQEYDLLINYFNEPKLPLLLLSSSIRAKLRIGFQGIDLVYNDIIIACNLQEEVVFAEEVKKVMNTIIHK
- the dapA gene encoding 4-hydroxy-tetrahydrodipicolinate synthase; protein product: MKKIIEGTGVALVTPFTADNRVDTEALVRLVDYVSTEGVEFLVALGTTSEAPTLTAEEKALVRETIIKANKKQLPLVVGIGGNNTQSVIDEIKRTDLSAFDAILSVVPYYNKPSQAGMYEHFAAIARSTELPIILYNVPGRVGVTMQAETTLRLARDFKNIVAIKEASGNMVLNMQLLRDKPEGFSVLSGDDMTALLTTYLGGKGVISVIAMAYPREFSEMIRLALKGEVAKANALHYCLMNATTLAFKEGNPAGVKAFLAERGICAPYVRLPLVAASAALTDEIKATL